The proteins below are encoded in one region of Nocardioides marmorisolisilvae:
- a CDS encoding DUF2469 domain-containing protein — protein sequence MSAEDLEKYETEMELTLYREYRDVVGIFKYVVETDRRFYLCNSVDVKARTEAGDVFFEVTMTDAWVWDMYRPARFAKNVKVLTFKDVNVEELAESDFEPPKA from the coding sequence ATGAGCGCCGAGGATCTCGAGAAGTACGAGACCGAGATGGAGCTGACGCTCTATCGCGAGTACCGCGACGTCGTCGGCATCTTCAAGTACGTCGTAGAGACCGATCGACGGTTCTACCTGTGCAACTCCGTCGACGTGAAGGCCCGCACCGAGGCCGGTGACGTCTTCTTCGAGGTGACGATGACCGATGCCTGGGTGTGGGACATGTACCGCCCCGCGCGGTTCGCCAAGAACGTCAAGGTGCTGACCTTCAAGGACGTCAACGTCGAGGAGCTCGCGGAGTCGGACTTCGAGCCGCCGAAGGCCTGA
- the lepB gene encoding signal peptidase I produces the protein MSHPDAPFPTRPAREKKQKKPLPLWMETILLLVIALVLAVVIKSFFVQAFYIPSPSMEPQFIKNDRILVEKPSYWGSGTPQRGDIVVFKDPGHWLTDEESANPKNALTKALTDIGLYPSGGHLVKRVIGIGGDRVRCCDAQGRITVNGKALNEGSYLPKGTKPSLTRFNVRVPLGHLWVMGDNRGNSWDSRGHMGDPGGGFVPDDLVVGKVFALVWPLGRAEIIHRPATFEDIPSHP, from the coding sequence GTGAGTCACCCTGACGCGCCCTTCCCCACCAGGCCCGCCAGGGAGAAGAAGCAGAAGAAGCCTCTCCCGTTGTGGATGGAGACCATCCTGCTGCTGGTGATCGCGCTGGTGCTCGCGGTCGTGATCAAGTCGTTCTTCGTCCAGGCGTTCTACATCCCGTCGCCGTCGATGGAGCCGCAGTTCATCAAGAACGACCGGATCCTGGTGGAGAAGCCGTCGTACTGGGGGAGCGGGACGCCTCAGCGTGGCGACATCGTGGTCTTCAAGGATCCCGGCCATTGGCTCACCGACGAGGAGTCCGCGAACCCGAAGAACGCCCTCACCAAGGCGCTGACCGACATCGGCCTCTACCCCAGTGGTGGGCACCTGGTGAAGCGGGTGATCGGCATCGGCGGCGACCGGGTGCGGTGCTGCGACGCCCAGGGCCGGATCACGGTGAACGGCAAGGCGCTCAACGAGGGGTCCTACCTGCCGAAGGGCACCAAGCCGTCGCTCACCCGGTTCAACGTCCGGGTCCCGCTGGGTCACCTCTGGGTGATGGGCGACAACCGGGGCAACTCCTGGGACTCGCGCGGCCACATGGGCGATCCGGGCGGCGGGTTCGTGCCCGACGACCTGGTCGTCGGCAAGGTCTTCGCGCTGGTGTGGCCGCTCGGCCGAGCCGAGATCATCCACCGACCGGCTACCTTCGAGGACATCCCCAGCCACCCCTGA
- the trmD gene encoding tRNA (guanosine(37)-N1)-methyltransferase TrmD: MRIDVVSIFPDYFAPLGLSLPGKAISSGLLDLQVHDLRGWTHDRHRTVDDTPTGGGAGMVMKPEPWGEALDQLATAETVLVVPTPAGERFTQAVAGELAGYDHLLFVCGRYEGIDQRVVEEASGRMSVRELSLGDYVLNGGEVAALAMIEAVVRLLPGFMGNAESLAEESHSESGLLEYPVYTRPASWRGRDVPEVLLSGDHARIAAWRHDQALRRTAQRRPDLLHGSQMGEWEVASAVPADAGELLTLQLACWVAEQQANPDVTVPALHESLADVRAWLGTHTVLVVRAAGRLVGGVRGMLTGETWEVGRLMVAPDLRGRGLGRELLARIEALAPAEATRFVLFTGAGSSRNLRMYQRAGYRPRGQVEPGVLRLSKPRRESPPG, translated from the coding sequence ATGCGGATCGACGTCGTCTCGATCTTCCCGGACTACTTCGCGCCGCTCGGGTTGTCCCTTCCCGGCAAGGCCATCTCCTCCGGGTTGCTCGACCTGCAGGTGCACGACCTGCGTGGCTGGACCCATGACCGACACCGCACGGTCGACGACACCCCGACCGGCGGCGGCGCCGGCATGGTGATGAAACCCGAGCCCTGGGGTGAGGCACTCGACCAGCTGGCCACCGCTGAGACCGTATTGGTGGTGCCGACCCCCGCGGGGGAGCGCTTCACCCAGGCCGTGGCCGGCGAGCTCGCCGGATACGACCACCTGCTGTTCGTGTGCGGCCGCTACGAGGGCATCGACCAGCGGGTCGTGGAGGAGGCGAGCGGCCGGATGAGCGTGCGTGAGCTGTCGCTCGGCGACTACGTCCTCAACGGCGGCGAGGTGGCCGCGCTCGCGATGATCGAAGCCGTGGTGCGGCTGTTGCCAGGCTTCATGGGCAACGCGGAGTCGCTGGCCGAGGAGTCGCACAGTGAGTCCGGGCTGCTGGAGTACCCCGTCTACACCAGGCCGGCCAGTTGGCGCGGCCGCGACGTACCGGAGGTGCTGCTGTCGGGCGACCATGCCCGGATCGCGGCCTGGCGGCACGACCAGGCCCTGCGTCGTACGGCGCAGCGCCGCCCCGACCTGCTGCACGGCAGCCAGATGGGGGAGTGGGAGGTCGCCTCGGCCGTGCCCGCCGATGCGGGCGAGCTGCTCACCTTGCAGTTGGCCTGCTGGGTGGCCGAGCAGCAGGCCAACCCCGACGTCACCGTGCCGGCGCTGCACGAGTCGCTGGCCGACGTGCGGGCCTGGCTGGGCACGCACACCGTGCTGGTCGTCCGGGCGGCCGGGCGCCTGGTCGGCGGCGTGCGGGGGATGCTGACCGGCGAGACCTGGGAAGTGGGTCGGCTGATGGTCGCGCCCGACCTGCGCGGCCGCGGACTGGGCCGTGAGCTGCTGGCGCGGATCGAAGCGCTGGCGCCCGCGGAGGCGACCAGGTTCGTGCTGTTCACCGGAGCCGGCAGCAGCCGGAACCTGCGGATGTACCAGCGCGCCGGGTACAGACCGCGGGGCCAGGTCGAGCCCGGCGTGCTGCGGCTGAGCAAGCCCCGTCGCGAGTCTCCGCCCGGGTAG
- the rplS gene encoding 50S ribosomal protein L19, with translation MTNAIDALNGDLKRTDIPAFRAGDTVKVHVKVIEGTRSRIQVFQGVVIRVQGSGIGRTFTVRKVSFGVGVERTFPLHSPIFESIEIVTRGDVRRAKLYYLRNLRGKAAKIKERREA, from the coding sequence ATGACCAACGCCATCGACGCCCTGAACGGCGACCTCAAGCGCACCGACATCCCGGCCTTCCGTGCCGGTGACACCGTCAAGGTGCACGTGAAGGTGATCGAGGGCACCCGCTCCCGCATCCAGGTCTTCCAGGGCGTGGTCATCCGCGTGCAGGGGTCCGGCATCGGCCGCACCTTCACCGTCCGCAAGGTCTCGTTCGGCGTCGGGGTCGAGCGCACCTTCCCGCTGCACTCGCCGATCTTCGAGAGCATCGAGATCGTCACCCGCGGTGACGTCCGTCGCGCGAAGCTCTACTACCTGCGCAACCTGCGTGGGAAGGCTGCAAAGATCAAGGAGCGGCGCGAGGCCTGA
- a CDS encoding TadE/TadG family type IV pilus assembly protein produces the protein MVTGEGGAMSVRRTLRARLGGRERGAAAVEAALVICFIVVPLTFAVISYGYMLSFRQSLSQAATEGARAAAVAPSGATDADTVATAAVNDSVQSFGKQCAATGPMTCSFVQGACPNDDTLQCETVTVSYDLKNHPLLPLPLVGFVMPDTLTYSATAQVSSP, from the coding sequence GTGGTCACCGGGGAGGGAGGCGCCATGTCGGTACGTCGTACCCTGCGCGCACGCCTGGGCGGGCGCGAGCGCGGCGCGGCGGCGGTCGAGGCCGCCCTGGTGATCTGCTTCATCGTGGTCCCACTGACCTTCGCCGTCATCTCCTACGGCTACATGCTGAGCTTCCGGCAGTCGTTGAGCCAAGCCGCGACCGAGGGGGCTCGAGCGGCGGCAGTGGCTCCCTCTGGTGCGACGGATGCGGACACCGTCGCCACGGCGGCAGTCAACGACTCTGTCCAGTCGTTCGGCAAGCAGTGCGCCGCCACGGGCCCGATGACGTGCTCCTTCGTCCAGGGCGCCTGCCCGAACGACGACACGCTCCAGTGCGAGACCGTCACCGTGAGCTATGACCTCAAGAACCATCCGCTGCTTCCCCTCCCGCTGGTCGGCTTCGTGATGCCGGACACGCTGACCTACTCGGCGACGGCCCAGGTGAGCAGCCCGTGA
- a CDS encoding ribonuclease HII encodes MTHLPRGTTIRRDAGLYGYERALRRAGLAPIAGVDEAGRGACAGPLVAAAAILPEGRMGIVPGLADSKLLTPAARERCYAHVVKRALAWSVVVVPSTDCDRLGMHVANVEALRRALARLDLRPSYVLTDGFPVDGLEVPGLAMWKGDRVAACISAASVIAKVTRDRIMVQLHEQWPDYDFATHKGYITEEHTAALLEHGPCPEHRMRFVNVRRAAGIPDDVPLSLEHQLELDMEGLR; translated from the coding sequence ATGACGCATCTTCCTCGCGGTACGACGATCCGGCGTGACGCCGGCCTCTACGGCTATGAGCGCGCGCTGCGCCGGGCCGGGCTCGCGCCCATCGCCGGCGTCGACGAGGCAGGACGAGGAGCCTGTGCCGGGCCGCTGGTCGCCGCGGCCGCGATCCTGCCGGAGGGCCGGATGGGGATCGTCCCGGGGCTGGCCGACTCCAAGCTCCTCACCCCTGCCGCGCGGGAGCGCTGTTACGCCCACGTGGTGAAGCGGGCGCTGGCCTGGTCGGTGGTGGTCGTCCCGTCGACCGACTGCGACCGGCTCGGCATGCACGTGGCCAATGTCGAGGCGCTCAGGAGGGCGCTGGCACGCCTGGACCTGCGGCCGTCGTACGTGCTGACCGACGGGTTCCCTGTCGACGGCCTGGAGGTGCCCGGCCTCGCCATGTGGAAGGGCGACCGGGTGGCTGCCTGCATCTCGGCCGCCTCGGTGATCGCGAAGGTGACGCGTGACCGGATCATGGTGCAGCTGCACGAGCAGTGGCCGGACTACGATTTCGCCACGCACAAGGGCTACATCACCGAGGAGCACACCGCGGCGCTGCTCGAGCACGGTCCGTGCCCGGAGCACCGGATGAGGTTCGTGAACGTACGACGCGCCGCCGGGATCCCCGACGACGTACCGCTTAGCCTTGAGCACCAGCTCGAACTCGACATGGAAGGCCTGCGATGA